A region of Desulfobacterales bacterium DNA encodes the following proteins:
- a CDS encoding TonB-dependent receptor: protein MINFILLFLLFFSISSYSDTFDDIDPDILSAIEKENKYMKAEMYKDEIITAARRPQNRWKAPSSISVVTSEDIKQSGAVQLSEALMMIPGVDIAYTTPTAPLAGGIRGFHKLPLNKIILLIDGNPWMADNYGTPNLCYLPISMYDIDRIEVLKGPGSSIYGANAMFGVINIITKKPKDYQGFQSNIIAGEWNTLVANGRYGGASGKNFLYGISTEFNMMANPDYVAWQRDPSQRYWKLNTNMTYSITDDTSISCSGTYMKVDSLEPLAETTGPNDWSGENTYLASISYQSLKPNIKISGYIKDANGGAGWALGEKSLEFQQGVKSLDFQHDFEPFKNDKLLWGANFTNQYCEGQSINNMRSHNLYGTFFDNTYTILDSDSHELSVNGGIRYDHHPNIGGSTSHRLSLMYSLQQTHNFRLTWGSSYRNPDFIESYVSRYSLYQNGDLNSPDVYLHVFGHEKNDPEKAMTYEFAYNLQWSSKYNLSACLFYSKIKDFVYFVAEPDNLYFDNTLKAAVIPMPFINIGDAHQYGAEVELKIQLTDYLNWIINYTWYDQKEEQEIVKQLLSMTPKQMANTQLRLKLENGFSANMSVHFRDSTKWREYTWKSPERDTHVGGEAPSYVIANARVGYQFDIKQSQMEIAIAAFNILDKQYDAYPIDTSDIGRRITIFLSCNF from the coding sequence ATGATAAATTTTATATTATTATTTCTTCTATTCTTCTCTATCTCTTCCTATAGTGATACCTTTGATGATATAGATCCTGATATATTGAGCGCCATAGAGAAAGAAAATAAATATATGAAAGCGGAGATGTATAAAGATGAAATTATTACCGCTGCTAGAAGGCCTCAAAATAGGTGGAAAGCACCTTCTTCCATAAGCGTGGTTACGAGTGAAGATATAAAGCAATCTGGTGCAGTGCAACTTTCAGAAGCTCTAATGATGATACCTGGAGTTGATATAGCATACACTACCCCTACCGCTCCATTGGCTGGCGGGATTCGAGGATTCCACAAACTGCCATTAAACAAAATAATACTTCTTATTGATGGTAATCCTTGGATGGCAGATAATTATGGAACTCCAAACCTATGTTACCTTCCCATTTCCATGTATGATATTGATCGCATTGAAGTACTGAAAGGTCCTGGTTCATCTATATACGGAGCCAATGCCATGTTCGGTGTAATTAATATTATCACAAAAAAACCTAAAGACTATCAAGGATTCCAATCCAATATAATTGCTGGAGAATGGAACACGCTTGTAGCCAACGGCAGATATGGCGGAGCATCAGGGAAAAATTTTTTATATGGAATATCGACAGAATTTAACATGATGGCAAATCCGGATTATGTTGCATGGCAGAGAGATCCCAGCCAACGGTACTGGAAATTAAATACAAATATGACGTATTCTATTACAGATGATACTTCTATATCTTGCTCAGGAACCTACATGAAGGTGGATAGTCTGGAGCCATTGGCAGAAACTACAGGCCCCAATGACTGGAGCGGGGAAAATACCTATTTAGCCTCCATAAGCTACCAGTCCCTGAAACCCAATATTAAGATAAGTGGCTATATAAAAGATGCAAACGGAGGTGCCGGATGGGCACTGGGTGAGAAATCTCTTGAGTTTCAACAAGGAGTAAAATCCCTTGATTTTCAACATGACTTCGAGCCTTTCAAAAATGACAAGTTGCTTTGGGGAGCCAATTTTACGAATCAATACTGTGAAGGACAATCCATAAATAATATGAGGTCACACAATTTATATGGAACATTTTTTGATAACACATATACTATACTTGATTCCGATTCCCATGAATTATCCGTAAATGGAGGAATCCGTTACGACCATCATCCCAATATTGGGGGGTCAACTTCCCACCGGCTATCCCTTATGTATTCTCTTCAACAAACACACAATTTTAGGCTGACATGGGGTAGTTCCTACCGCAACCCAGATTTTATAGAATCTTACGTTAGCCGTTATTCATTATATCAAAATGGAGATTTAAATTCTCCTGACGTTTATTTGCATGTATTTGGCCATGAAAAAAATGATCCTGAAAAGGCAATGACTTATGAATTTGCCTACAACCTCCAATGGAGCTCAAAATACAATTTAAGTGCTTGCTTGTTTTATTCTAAGATTAAAGATTTTGTGTATTTTGTGGCCGAGCCAGATAACCTTTATTTTGATAATACGCTTAAAGCCGCTGTAATTCCTATGCCTTTTATAAATATAGGAGATGCTCATCAATATGGTGCTGAAGTGGAGCTTAAAATTCAACTGACAGATTATTTAAACTGGATAATAAATTACACGTGGTATGACCAGAAGGAAGAGCAGGAAATTGTAAAACAGCTTCTATCTATGACACCTAAACAAATGGCAAATACCCAGCTAAGGCTTAAACTTGAAAATGGATTTTCTGCCAATATGAGCGTTCATTTCAGGGACAGCACTAAATGGAGAGAATACACATGGAAAAGCCCAGAACGAGATACACACGTAGGTGGAGAAGCTCCCAGTTACGTAATAGCCAATGCGAGGGTAGGTTATCAATTTGATATTAAACAGAGCCAGATGGAGATAGCTATTGCGGCTTTTAATATTTTAGATAAGCAATATGATGCTTATCCTATAGATACATCAGATATTGGGCGCAGAATAACTATATTTTTATCATGCAATTTTTAA
- a CDS encoding bifunctional nuclease family protein: MQYEMIITGLTLDPESNTPVLVLKSFEGEEKLPIWIGVLEATSIAMVIQGVNLERPMTHDLMKNMLDGLNIVVFKIEISDLIDNTYYAKIHYAMNDKLLSIDARPSDAIALGLRFKAPIFVDEKVFQKTKNTDPNVEVMNDTDEGKKMADFLNNLSMEDFGQG; encoded by the coding sequence ATGCAATATGAAATGATTATTACAGGGCTTACCCTTGATCCCGAATCAAATACTCCTGTTCTTGTATTAAAATCCTTTGAAGGGGAAGAAAAGCTTCCGATATGGATAGGCGTTCTTGAAGCTACATCTATTGCAATGGTTATTCAAGGAGTTAACCTTGAAAGACCAATGACTCATGACCTTATGAAAAATATGTTAGATGGTTTAAATATAGTTGTTTTTAAAATAGAAATCTCCGACCTTATTGATAATACATATTATGCAAAAATTCATTATGCTATGAATGATAAACTTTTAAGTATAGATGCAAGACCAAGTGATGCAATAGCTTTAGGATTAAGATTTAAAGCTCCTATATTTGTTGATGAAAAAGTTTTTCAAAAAACTAAAAATACTGATCCTAACGTTGAAGTCATGAACGATACAGATGAAGGTAAAAAAATGGCTGATTTTCTAAATAATCTCTCCATGGAAGATTTCGGACAAGGTTAA
- the miaB gene encoding tRNA (N6-isopentenyl adenosine(37)-C2)-methylthiotransferase MiaB codes for MKDKFFFINTIGCQMNVYDSENMASCLISLGYKKIDSVDSADIVIVNTCSIREKAEQKAFSFLGRLAKLKQNKKNLIIGVGGCVAQQEGEKIIERMPFVDFVLGTQAIGHLEDIIIKLESDKKIIVDIEKCEEIEMHQGSFEGSKNNISSFVTIMRGCENFCAYCVVPYVRGKEISRKPENILNEIKEKVKIGVREITLLGQNVNSYGKKESLCSFSELLYRINEIEGLFRIRFTTSHPKDLSMELIESFKKLDKLCGHIHLPVQSGSDNILKRMNRKYTKAAYLDKINMLRKIRPNIAITSDFIVGFPGETKKDFEETIDLIKTVEFDGIFAFVYSDRPNTPSSSFSDKVPIEEQKNRLSELLETQEFFTKKKNQSILEHTELVLVEGFSKKTIAEASQNNDKQWTGRTSSNKIVHFIEDEKFKDKISIGNLIEVKIEKAFSHSLWGKACILYK; via the coding sequence ATGAAAGATAAATTTTTTTTTATAAACACAATCGGTTGCCAAATGAATGTCTATGATTCTGAAAACATGGCATCATGTCTAATTTCATTAGGCTATAAAAAAATAGATTCAGTTGATTCTGCTGATATTGTAATTGTAAATACATGCTCAATACGAGAAAAAGCAGAGCAAAAAGCATTTAGCTTTTTAGGCCGTTTAGCCAAGCTTAAACAAAATAAAAAAAACTTAATCATTGGTGTTGGAGGCTGTGTAGCCCAGCAAGAAGGCGAAAAAATAATTGAAAGAATGCCTTTTGTTGATTTTGTTCTTGGAACTCAAGCAATAGGACATTTAGAAGATATAATAATAAAGCTCGAATCTGATAAAAAAATTATAGTTGATATAGAAAAATGCGAAGAAATCGAAATGCATCAAGGCTCATTTGAAGGCTCAAAAAATAATATTTCTTCTTTTGTTACAATAATGAGGGGATGCGAAAACTTTTGTGCCTATTGCGTTGTACCCTATGTTAGAGGCAAAGAAATAAGCAGAAAACCTGAAAATATACTTAATGAAATCAAAGAAAAAGTAAAAATCGGTGTTCGAGAAATAACCCTTTTAGGCCAAAACGTTAATAGTTATGGAAAGAAAGAGTCCCTTTGCTCTTTTTCAGAGCTTTTATATCGCATAAACGAAATTGAAGGGCTTTTTAGGATAAGATTTACTACTTCTCACCCTAAAGATCTTTCAATGGAATTAATAGAATCTTTTAAAAAACTTGATAAATTATGTGGACATATTCATCTTCCTGTTCAATCTGGCTCAGACAATATACTAAAAAGAATGAACAGAAAATATACCAAAGCCGCATATCTTGATAAAATAAATATGCTTCGTAAAATTCGACCGAATATTGCTATAACTTCGGACTTTATTGTAGGATTTCCAGGGGAAACAAAAAAAGATTTTGAAGAAACTATTGATTTAATAAAAACTGTAGAATTTGATGGAATCTTTGCATTTGTATATTCTGATAGGCCTAATACACCATCATCTTCTTTTTCAGACAAGGTACCCATTGAAGAACAAAAAAATAGACTTTCTGAACTACTTGAAACCCAGGAGTTCTTTACAAAGAAAAAAAATCAATCTATTTTAGAACATACTGAATTAGTACTTGTAGAGGGATTCAGCAAAAAAACTATAGCCGAAGCCTCCCAAAATAATGATAAACAATGGACAGGAAGAACGTCTTCCAATAAAATCGTTCATTTTATTGAAGATGAAAAATTTAAAGATAAAATTTCCATAGGCAATTTAATAGAAGTAAAAATCGAAAAAGCATTTTCCCACTCGCTATGGGGAAAAGCTTGTATTTTATATAAATAA
- a CDS encoding TonB-dependent receptor has protein sequence MKLIIKKTNLFLQTLRKYFYIVTILSLFLLLSPFGLLAEDELQITDEDLKAIEELAEVTKQEMDLVNLYVTTAGRRPQKLRNAPSSMSVITSEDIRQSGAVQLSDALMMIPGVDMGYTTTTYPLAGGIRGFHKLPANKVLLLIDGNPWAFDVYGVPKLHYLPISLDDIDRIEVLKGPGSSLYGANAMFGVINIITKKTKDYQGFQFSSAGGEWNTFAANARYAGITTDRFSYTVSAGFNTMDNPDYVAWQSNPNMRYWRVNTNIEYSLNENSSIYASGGYISVNQLETLQESTGPLDWSGHNTYLASVTYQSQLPSIKVSGYIKDSNKNDGWALGEKDLAFSEGVKSFDFQHDFEPFKNDKLVWGGNFTNQYCDGESINDMRSHNLYGAFFDNTYTMINSDSHEFAINGGLRYDHHPNTGGSVSHRLSLMYSLLEKHNFRLTWGSSYRNPDFIEFYYSRFSLYKKGNLNAPDVYLHVYGQKENNPEKAMTYEFAYNLQLSSKYTFSTCLFYSKIKDFVYFVAEPNNLYIDNKLQSAVIPMPFKNIGDARQYGAEGELRIQLTDYLNWRINYTWYDQKEDQEIVKQLLVMTPTQMANTQLRLKLKNGFSANLSAHFRDSTEWREYTWKNPERDTHAGGKTPSYVIANVRIGYQFDLGKNQIDIALAAFNILNKRYDDYPIDTSDISRRITAFFSMNF, from the coding sequence ATGAAACTAATAATAAAAAAAACTAATTTATTCTTACAAACATTGCGAAAATATTTTTACATTGTTACCATTCTAAGCTTGTTTTTACTTCTCAGCCCGTTTGGGTTACTGGCTGAAGATGAATTGCAAATCACAGACGAAGATTTAAAGGCAATAGAAGAACTGGCTGAAGTTACGAAGCAGGAAATGGATCTGGTTAATCTGTATGTTACTACGGCTGGAAGAAGACCTCAGAAATTACGAAATGCTCCTTCGTCAATGAGTGTGATTACTAGTGAAGATATCAGGCAGTCTGGTGCTGTGCAACTTTCTGACGCCCTGATGATGATCCCGGGAGTCGATATGGGTTATACTACAACAACTTACCCATTAGCCGGAGGAATTAGAGGTTTTCACAAGCTACCTGCAAATAAAGTACTCCTTCTTATTGATGGCAATCCATGGGCATTCGATGTCTATGGAGTTCCAAAACTACATTATCTACCAATATCTCTGGATGATATTGATCGCATTGAGGTACTGAAAGGGCCAGGCTCATCTTTATACGGAGCCAACGCCATGTTCGGTGTAATAAATATTATCACAAAAAAAACTAAAGATTACCAAGGTTTTCAGTTCTCCTCAGCCGGAGGCGAATGGAATACTTTTGCAGCCAATGCTCGGTATGCAGGAATAACTACGGATCGCTTTTCATATACAGTATCTGCAGGATTTAACACTATGGATAATCCTGATTACGTTGCATGGCAAAGTAATCCCAACATGAGATATTGGCGTGTGAATACGAATATAGAATATTCACTTAATGAAAACTCTTCCATATATGCCTCTGGCGGTTATATAAGCGTAAATCAACTTGAAACCTTACAAGAAAGTACCGGTCCCTTAGATTGGAGCGGGCATAATACGTATTTAGCATCTGTAACCTACCAATCTCAACTACCCAGCATCAAAGTAAGTGGCTATATAAAAGACTCTAATAAAAATGATGGATGGGCATTAGGCGAAAAAGATCTCGCTTTCAGCGAAGGGGTAAAATCATTTGACTTCCAACATGACTTCGAGCCTTTCAAAAACGACAAATTAGTTTGGGGCGGTAATTTTACTAATCAATACTGTGATGGAGAATCCATCAATGATATGAGATCTCATAATCTTTATGGAGCTTTTTTTGACAACACATATACGATGATTAATTCCGACTCCCATGAGTTTGCAATAAACGGAGGACTTCGTTATGACCATCATCCAAATACCGGCGGCTCGGTTTCCCATCGTCTATCGCTCATGTACTCCCTTCTGGAAAAGCATAACTTTCGCTTAACATGGGGTAGCTCCTACCGTAATCCAGATTTCATCGAATTCTACTATAGCCGTTTTTCCTTATATAAGAAAGGCAATTTAAATGCTCCTGACGTTTATTTACATGTATATGGTCAAAAAGAAAACAATCCTGAAAAGGCAATGACATATGAGTTTGCCTATAATCTTCAATTGAGCTCAAAATACACTTTCAGTACGTGCTTATTTTATTCTAAAATTAAAGATTTTGTGTATTTTGTCGCCGAGCCTAATAATCTCTATATTGATAATAAACTTCAATCGGCAGTAATTCCTATGCCTTTTAAGAATATAGGAGATGCTCGCCAATATGGAGCTGAAGGTGAACTGAGGATTCAACTAACAGACTATTTAAACTGGAGAATAAACTACACTTGGTATGACCAGAAAGAAGACCAGGAGATTGTAAAACAGCTTCTCGTTATGACACCTACTCAAATGGCAAATACTCAACTAAGACTTAAACTTAAAAATGGTTTTTCCGCCAATTTAAGCGCGCATTTCAGGGACAGCACTGAATGGAGAGAATATACATGGAAAAATCCAGAACGAGATACCCATGCAGGTGGAAAAACTCCAAGTTATGTAATTGCTAATGTGAGGATAGGATATCAATTTGATCTTGGAAAAAACCAAATAGATATAGCTCTTGCAGCTTTTAATATTTTAAATAAGCGCTATGATGACTATCCCATAGATACTTCAGACATCAGCAGAAGAATAACTGCATTTTTTTCTATGAATTTTTAA
- a CDS encoding DUF4911 domain-containing protein produces MLSEIKYYKIDTKEISYLKFIFEGYDGVAIIRTVEPKEGIIALHIPRGNKPEVESIINDIKKNIKIEEANLNISKVR; encoded by the coding sequence ATGTTATCTGAAATAAAATATTATAAAATCGATACTAAAGAAATATCATATTTAAAATTTATATTTGAAGGCTATGATGGAGTTGCTATAATTAGAACAGTTGAACCAAAGGAAGGAATAATAGCTCTTCATATACCCCGAGGCAATAAACCTGAAGTTGAATCAATTATTAATGACATTAAAAAAAATATAAAAATTGAAGAAGCTAATTTAAACATTAGTAAGGTGAGATAA
- a CDS encoding HNH endonuclease: MQKLWERNTYTPLNASQVQCNCDPVLNKEDTLSVQGLKTSDNNPDVNLSQNTGSLNSKFVFVLSIEGKPLMPCKPAKCKKLLKSGKAKVVKRFPFTIQLNFECENKVQKINLGIDTGFGNIGFSATTEKKELICGTVILDNKTKDRLDEKRMYRRGRRNKLWYRKARFNNRKRKEGWLPTSVERRYQSHLILIEKLKKILPITNTIIEIAKFDIQKIENPDIEGTQYQQGNLYQYQNIRSYLMCRGKGKCQLCGKDFKNQSAHIHHIKPRSKGGNNRVNNLAILHEKCHDKLHRKHLELKTNSKNYKPSTFMDIINKKFYKDVPDLKVTYGNITFVNRNSLNLVKTHYNDAFVISGGSNQDRVKPIEIKQVHRNNRVLQLNRKGFKPSIKKEKSKVNPEDLFWVKTKQYVCKGMFNLGKYILYGSMKKKEYFKFTDITKIFKFGSFAWKTV, encoded by the coding sequence ATGCAGAAGTTATGGGAAAGAAATACATACACACCATTGAATGCTTCACAAGTTCAATGCAACTGTGATCCTGTATTAAACAAAGAGGACACTCTTAGTGTGCAGGGTTTAAAAACTTCCGATAACAACCCCGATGTGAATCTATCCCAGAATACAGGGAGCCTTAACAGCAAATTTGTATTCGTTTTATCTATCGAAGGAAAGCCATTGATGCCTTGCAAGCCTGCTAAATGCAAAAAATTACTAAAATCAGGCAAAGCTAAAGTAGTTAAAAGATTTCCTTTCACAATTCAGTTAAATTTTGAATGTGAAAACAAAGTGCAGAAAATTAATTTAGGTATTGATACAGGTTTTGGGAATATTGGCTTTTCTGCTACTACCGAAAAAAAAGAATTAATTTGCGGAACTGTTATTTTGGATAACAAAACAAAGGACAGGTTAGATGAAAAAAGAATGTATCGCAGAGGCAGACGAAATAAGCTTTGGTATCGTAAAGCAAGATTTAATAATAGAAAAAGAAAAGAAGGGTGGTTGCCTACATCTGTAGAAAGAAGATACCAAAGTCATTTAATTTTAATTGAAAAACTAAAAAAGATTCTTCCTATAACAAATACAATCATTGAAATAGCAAAATTTGATATTCAAAAGATTGAAAATCCAGACATTGAAGGAACTCAATATCAGCAAGGTAATCTTTATCAATATCAGAACATTAGAAGTTATTTGATGTGCAGGGGAAAAGGGAAATGTCAATTATGCGGAAAAGACTTTAAAAATCAGTCCGCTCATATTCATCATATTAAGCCAAGAAGTAAAGGCGGCAATAACAGAGTTAATAATTTAGCTATTCTGCATGAAAAATGTCACGATAAGCTTCATAGAAAACATTTGGAATTAAAAACTAATTCCAAAAACTATAAGCCTTCAACTTTTATGGATATTATTAACAAAAAATTTTACAAAGACGTTCCAGATTTAAAGGTAACTTATGGCAATATAACTTTTGTTAATAGAAATAGTCTTAACCTTGTTAAAACTCATTATAACGATGCCTTTGTAATATCAGGCGGTTCTAATCAAGATAGAGTTAAACCGATTGAAATTAAACAAGTTCATAGAAATAACAGGGTTTTACAATTAAATAGAAAAGGCTTTAAACCTTCAATTAAAAAAGAAAAATCGAAAGTTAATCCAGAGGATTTATTTTGGGTTAAAACGAAACAATATGTCTGCAAAGGCATGTTTAATCTTGGCAAATACATTCTTTATGGGTCTATGAAAAAAAAAGAATATTTCAAATTCACAGACATTACTAAAATATTTAAATTCGGCAGTTTTGCGTGGAAAACTGTTTGA
- a CDS encoding MBL fold metallo-hydrolase yields MRPTFYTRLVNGPFGDPCLFMAFLLEKRAIMFDLGEINSLSSRDILKVSHVFVTHTHIDHFAGFDRLLRILLGREKKIYIYGPFEFLKNIEGKLASYTWNLVGNYESELVFIATEINNNLLITKEYSSRYKFIPQSDAIVKEFNGILVDEESLTVHTAILDHLIPCLGFSIKEKMHVNIKKNKLEELGLKTGPWLKKFKEALVNPKIDISFDYIDVPLENGNIINFNIAELADKIATSSKGQKISYISDVIYNSSNFEKIIQLIFDSDVLYIESHFLENENIIAHEKFHLTAKQAGTIAKLSKSKEFHIFHFSPRYMHQRHLLEQEAMQAYQNK; encoded by the coding sequence ATGCGTCCAACTTTTTATACTAGACTTGTAAATGGCCCATTTGGAGATCCCTGCCTTTTTATGGCGTTTCTTCTTGAAAAAAGAGCAATTATGTTTGATTTAGGGGAAATTAATTCTCTTTCAAGCAGAGACATATTAAAAGTGTCCCATGTTTTTGTAACTCATACCCATATAGATCATTTTGCGGGTTTTGACAGGTTATTGAGAATACTACTTGGAAGAGAAAAAAAGATTTATATTTATGGACCGTTTGAATTTTTAAAAAATATTGAAGGAAAGCTCGCTAGCTATACTTGGAACCTTGTTGGTAATTATGAAAGCGAGCTTGTATTTATAGCTACAGAAATTAATAATAATTTATTAATTACAAAAGAATATTCTTCCCGATATAAATTTATCCCTCAATCCGATGCTATTGTTAAAGAATTTAATGGAATATTAGTAGACGAAGAATCCCTTACAGTGCATACAGCTATCCTTGACCATTTAATTCCATGTTTAGGATTTTCGATTAAGGAAAAAATGCATGTAAATATAAAAAAAAATAAGCTTGAGGAATTAGGACTTAAAACAGGGCCATGGCTCAAAAAATTTAAAGAAGCATTAGTAAATCCTAAGATAGACATATCTTTTGATTACATTGATGTTCCCCTTGAAAATGGAAATATTATTAATTTCAATATTGCAGAGCTTGCTGACAAAATAGCCACGAGCAGTAAAGGCCAAAAGATTTCTTACATAAGCGACGTTATTTATAATTCGTCCAATTTCGAAAAGATTATCCAACTTATTTTTGATTCAGATGTTTTATATATTGAATCCCATTTTCTTGAAAACGAAAATATAATAGCCCATGAAAAGTTTCACCTTACAGCTAAACAGGCTGGAACCATTGCAAAATTATCAAAATCAAAAGAGTTTCATATCTTTCATTTTTCTCCAAGATATATGCATCAGCGGCATCTCTTGGAACAAGAAGCTATGCAGGCTTATCAAAACAAATAA